Proteins co-encoded in one bacterium genomic window:
- a CDS encoding SDR family oxidoreductase — translation MIRFDGKTMLVTGGTAGIGLATARLALELGARVAVAGRDPARGRGAAAGLGDDALFIEADVAREEDVQRMVAGVLERFGRLDVLVNNAGVIHRRPVLEEESEGWDHLMAVNLRGVFLCCRYALPALIASRGAIVNVSSVLAFRSAAGRTPAYDVSKAGVAALTRSLAVRYGPDGVRANAVCPGFVPTDLNRDSWETWTPEHRAQVIQTYPLRRLGTPEDAARAILFLASDAASWISGAALLVDGGLSAA, via the coding sequence ATGATCAGGTTCGACGGAAAGACGATGCTGGTCACCGGAGGCACCGCCGGGATCGGGCTCGCCACCGCGCGACTGGCCCTGGAGCTGGGGGCCCGCGTGGCGGTTGCGGGACGGGACCCTGCGCGCGGCCGAGGGGCGGCCGCCGGGCTCGGCGACGACGCGCTCTTCATCGAGGCCGACGTCGCGCGCGAGGAGGACGTGCAGCGCATGGTTGCCGGGGTGCTCGAGCGGTTCGGCCGGCTGGACGTTCTGGTCAACAATGCGGGCGTGATCCATCGGCGCCCCGTTCTTGAAGAGGAGTCGGAGGGCTGGGACCACCTGATGGCCGTTAACCTCCGCGGAGTATTCCTATGCTGCAGGTACGCGCTGCCGGCGCTCATCGCGAGCCGGGGCGCGATCGTCAACGTATCCTCGGTCCTCGCGTTCCGCTCTGCCGCGGGCCGCACACCTGCCTACGACGTCAGCAAGGCCGGGGTCGCTGCGCTGACGCGCTCGCTGGCCGTGCGCTACGGGCCGGACGGCGTGCGTGCCAACGCGGTCTGCCCCGGGTTTGTGCCGACCGACCTGAACCGCGACTCCTGGGAGACGTGGACGCCGGAGCATCGCGCGCAGGTCATCCAGACCTATCCCCTGCGCCGCCTGGGGACGCCGGAGGACGCGGCGCGGGCGATTCTGTTCCTGGCTTCGGACGCGGCCTCCTGGATCAGCGGGGCCGCGCTCCTGGTGGACGGCGGGCTGTCGGCGGCGTAG
- a CDS encoding DNA polymerase IV yields MPGRTILHVDMDAFFAAVEQLRRPELRGRPVVVGGRGDPSQRGVVSTASYEARPFGVHSGLPLRTAYQRCPQAIFLPVDFQAYREVSERMHAILRDTGARVQSLGLDEAFLDVTDLPEPGEAIARAVQERIASELLLTASVGVGPNKLVAKIASGLNKPAGLTVIPDGDVEARLAPLPVTTLWGVGPKTAERLQQGFGVKTVGDLAGLPEERLQEEYGPRLGAYLHRIARGIDESPVQTEWEPRSVSREHTFQVDLRRLEAMREAVARLAGRVADDLREQGYSAATITLKVRFATFRTVSRSLTLPAAIDDRAALAEVAVALLDKVVVDRPVRLLGVRAAKLAPAATPAP; encoded by the coding sequence ATGCCCGGTCGCACGATCCTGCACGTGGACATGGACGCGTTCTTCGCCGCGGTTGAGCAGTTGCGGCGGCCCGAGCTGCGCGGGCGCCCTGTCGTCGTTGGCGGAAGAGGCGACCCGAGCCAGCGTGGCGTGGTCTCCACGGCATCCTACGAAGCCCGCCCTTTCGGCGTGCACTCGGGTCTGCCGCTTCGCACCGCCTACCAGCGGTGCCCGCAGGCCATCTTCCTGCCGGTGGACTTCCAGGCATACAGGGAGGTTTCCGAACGGATGCACGCGATCCTGCGTGACACCGGCGCCCGCGTGCAGTCGCTGGGCCTGGACGAGGCGTTCCTCGACGTCACCGACCTTCCGGAACCGGGCGAGGCCATCGCCCGGGCCGTCCAGGAACGCATTGCCTCCGAGCTGCTGCTGACGGCGTCGGTCGGCGTGGGACCGAACAAGCTCGTGGCCAAGATCGCCTCCGGCCTCAACAAGCCGGCCGGCCTGACCGTGATCCCCGACGGAGACGTGGAAGCGCGCCTCGCGCCGCTTCCGGTCACGACCCTGTGGGGCGTCGGGCCCAAGACCGCCGAGCGGCTGCAGCAGGGTTTCGGGGTGAAGACCGTGGGCGACCTGGCCGGACTCCCGGAGGAACGGCTCCAGGAGGAGTACGGGCCGCGGCTGGGCGCCTACCTGCACCGCATCGCCCGCGGCATTGACGAGAGCCCGGTGCAGACCGAGTGGGAACCCAGGTCGGTCAGCCGGGAGCACACCTTCCAGGTGGATCTGCGCCGGCTCGAGGCGATGCGCGAGGCGGTCGCGCGCCTGGCCGGCCGGGTCGCGGACGACTTGAGGGAGCAGGGCTACAGTGCCGCAACCATTACGCTGAAGGTCAGGTTTGCCACGTTCCGAACAGTATCGCGCTCACTCACGCTGCCGGCTGCGATAGACGACCGTGCCGCGCTGGCGGAGGTCGCGGTGGCCCTTCTCGACAAGGTGGTCGTGGACCGCCCAGTGCGCCTGCTGGGAGTGAGAGCAGCGAAGCTTGCGCCGGCGGCTACCCCAGCGCCCTGA
- a CDS encoding type II toxin-antitoxin system VapC family toxin translates to MKLLLDTHAFLWWICDDGRLSGRARALLIDGQNDVFFSAASAWELAIKAGAGRIVLPGDPERFVAEQVAVNAFQVLPVHIRHALKVFGLPSLHRDPFDRMLVAQAVVEEMPILSADPQLAQYPVEVIW, encoded by the coding sequence GTGAAGCTGCTCCTCGACACCCATGCATTCCTCTGGTGGATCTGCGACGACGGGCGTCTATCTGGACGCGCGCGCGCCCTCCTCATAGACGGGCAGAACGATGTATTCTTCAGCGCAGCCAGCGCGTGGGAACTGGCGATCAAGGCCGGAGCGGGAAGAATCGTGTTGCCTGGCGACCCTGAGCGCTTCGTCGCGGAGCAGGTTGCCGTCAATGCGTTCCAGGTGCTGCCCGTGCACATCCGACACGCCCTGAAGGTCTTTGGCCTCCCGTCCCTGCACCGCGACCCATTCGATCGGATGCTCGTGGCTCAGGCGGTCGTTGAGGAGATGCCTATACTCAGCGCCGACCCGCAACTCGCGCAGTACCCGGTGGAGGTCATCTGGTAG
- a CDS encoding type II toxin-antitoxin system Phd/YefM family antitoxin has product MAFNVHQAKTHLSKLLDRVMQGEEIIIARAGKPVARLVPVAAHPARRIPGSARGQVHVSPDFDAPLPEEILRSFEE; this is encoded by the coding sequence ATGGCTTTCAACGTCCACCAGGCCAAGACCCATCTCTCGAAGTTGCTCGACCGGGTCATGCAGGGTGAGGAGATCATCATCGCAAGGGCCGGCAAGCCCGTTGCGCGGCTCGTACCGGTCGCGGCACATCCAGCCCGGAGGATCCCCGGGAGCGCGCGGGGACAGGTGCACGTGTCCCCCGACTTCGACGCCCCGCTGCCGGAGGAGATCCTCAGGAGCTTCGAGGAGTGA
- a CDS encoding molybdopterin biosynthesis protein produces the protein MTGRRVYLTDLPLEEALSRWITTLRSRGLLAPTPAEAVGTAEACGRVTAEAVCAARSVPHYHAAGMDGIAVRAEDTFGASETTPILLSPDRFVTVNTGDAMPEGADAVVMVEEIRDVGGAVEILAPAVPWQHVRSVGEDIIATELLLPSSHLIRAVDVGAMVAAGVAAVMVRRRPRVVLIPTGDEVADAAGVLRPGQVPEFNTAMLAAEATGWGGEARRHTIVPDDPDRLCAAIEAAIEAVTGCDLLVVNAGASAGERDHTALVFEKLGEVLVHGVAIRPGKPVILGIVRNRPAIGLPGYPVSAMLTFDLFAKPVVYALLGIVPPERDRLCATLVRKVHSTLGVDEFVRVTAGRVGGRMVAAPLGRGAGLVTSLVRADGMLVIPRTSEGIEAGEEVEIELRRPRAAIEAAVLVVGSHDVALDVLADFLHRVDPGASLTSAHVGSLGGLLALSRGEAHMAGVHLLDETTGEYNVPYVRQYLPGRAVVLVTLAHREQGLMVRPGNPKRIGSIADLARPDVRFVNRQRGAGTRLLLDYEMRRCGLAPHQICGYDREVYTHMATAAAVASGAADAGLGILAAARAMGLEFVPVARERFDLAIPEEHMASPPVRRVLDVLDRDEFKAAVAALGGYDLSATGTRIQVLP, from the coding sequence GTGACCGGCAGGCGTGTCTACCTGACCGATCTTCCCCTGGAGGAAGCGCTCTCGCGCTGGATCACGACGCTGCGATCGCGCGGGCTGCTGGCGCCGACGCCGGCCGAGGCGGTTGGCACGGCCGAAGCGTGCGGCCGCGTCACGGCAGAGGCGGTCTGTGCTGCGCGTTCCGTGCCGCACTACCACGCGGCAGGGATGGACGGGATCGCCGTACGCGCGGAGGACACCTTCGGGGCTTCGGAGACCACCCCGATCCTGCTGTCCCCGGATCGCTTCGTGACGGTCAACACCGGCGATGCGATGCCCGAGGGCGCGGACGCGGTGGTCATGGTCGAGGAGATCCGCGACGTGGGTGGCGCGGTTGAGATCCTGGCGCCTGCCGTGCCATGGCAGCACGTTCGGTCTGTCGGGGAGGACATCATCGCAACCGAACTGCTCCTTCCCAGCAGCCATCTCATCCGCGCCGTGGACGTGGGCGCGATGGTGGCCGCTGGTGTGGCAGCGGTGATGGTCCGGCGGCGGCCGAGGGTGGTGCTCATCCCCACGGGCGACGAGGTGGCAGATGCCGCCGGAGTGCTCCGCCCTGGTCAGGTTCCCGAGTTCAACACCGCGATGCTGGCCGCGGAGGCAACTGGCTGGGGCGGTGAGGCACGCCGCCACACCATTGTGCCCGACGATCCCGACCGTCTCTGTGCGGCGATCGAGGCGGCGATCGAGGCGGTGACCGGGTGCGACCTGCTGGTGGTCAATGCGGGCGCATCAGCCGGCGAGCGCGACCACACCGCCCTGGTCTTCGAGAAGCTGGGCGAGGTGCTCGTGCACGGCGTGGCGATCCGGCCCGGCAAGCCGGTGATCCTGGGGATCGTGCGTAACCGGCCGGCCATCGGCCTGCCCGGGTACCCGGTCTCCGCCATGCTCACCTTTGACCTGTTTGCCAAGCCGGTCGTGTACGCGTTGCTGGGCATCGTGCCGCCCGAGCGCGACCGGCTCTGTGCGACGCTGGTGCGCAAGGTGCACTCCACGCTGGGAGTGGATGAGTTCGTGCGCGTGACCGCAGGCAGGGTGGGCGGCCGAATGGTGGCCGCGCCGCTGGGCCGGGGTGCAGGGCTGGTGACCTCGCTGGTGCGGGCGGACGGGATGCTGGTTATCCCGCGGACCAGCGAGGGCATTGAGGCCGGCGAAGAGGTGGAGATCGAACTACGGCGCCCCAGGGCCGCGATCGAGGCCGCGGTCCTAGTAGTGGGCAGCCACGACGTGGCGCTGGACGTGCTGGCCGACTTCCTGCACCGCGTGGATCCGGGCGCCTCGCTCACCTCGGCGCACGTGGGGAGCCTGGGTGGGCTGCTGGCGCTCAGCCGCGGCGAGGCGCACATGGCGGGCGTACACCTGCTGGACGAGACCACCGGCGAGTACAATGTTCCTTACGTCCGCCAGTACCTGCCGGGTCGCGCGGTGGTGCTGGTCACGCTGGCCCACCGGGAGCAGGGGCTGATGGTCCGGCCCGGCAACCCGAAGCGCATAGGGAGCATCGCCGATCTCGCCCGGCCTGATGTGCGCTTCGTCAACCGGCAACGCGGCGCCGGCACACGGCTGCTGCTGGACTACGAGATGCGCCGCTGCGGCCTGGCCCCCCACCAGATCTGCGGCTACGACCGCGAGGTCTACACCCACATGGCCACTGCGGCGGCCGTTGCCTCGGGTGCGGCCGATGCAGGGCTCGGCATCCTGGCCGCGGCACGGGCGATGGGGCTGGAGTTCGTTCCGGTGGCGCGCGAGCGGTTCGACCTGGCGATTCCGGAAGAGCACATGGCCTCACCGCCGGTCCGTCGCGTGCTGGATGTCCTGGATCGCGACGAGTTCAAGGCCGCAGTGGCCGCCCTGGGCGGGTACGATTTGTCGGCAACCGGCACGCGAATCCAGGTTCTGCCATAG
- a CDS encoding molybdopterin-binding protein — protein sequence MIVTVRLYATLQGLVPGGRKALEVDLPEGTTVGGLIAHLGIPAGTVRKVFVGGIAREDSYVLQPGDEIGAFPPIAGGAPVREFLHIRTVAQARARFLEAWAPPRPRTAPAELAAACGRVLAASVVAPEDLPPFPRSVVDGYAVRAADTFGSSEGLPAYLTVAGEILMGQLPVLTLGPGQAARIPTGGILPAGADAAVMVEHTEELAAAEIEVRRPVGPGENVIRPGEDARRGAVVLPAGTVLRSAQIGLLAGLGIAQVEVAVRPRVAIISTGDELIPPEQTPEAGQIRDINGPALSAAVLAEGGEPVFCGIVPDRLEPLLAVLRAAQERADLILVSGGSSIGLRDEVARAIAALGPPGVLVHGVAMKPGKPTVLGLCGQTPVVGLPGHPTTVLVVFHVFVREMIARLLGRRPDPLPSVRARLTRRVASAPGRTDYLRVTLQHRDGDVWAEPILGKSGLISTMVGADGLAMIPEAVEGIESGEEVVAEILTS from the coding sequence GTGATCGTCACGGTACGGCTCTACGCGACGCTCCAGGGTCTGGTTCCGGGCGGAAGGAAGGCCCTTGAGGTAGACCTCCCCGAGGGTACAACCGTAGGTGGCCTCATCGCGCACCTCGGCATTCCTGCCGGGACCGTGCGCAAGGTATTCGTCGGCGGGATCGCCAGGGAGGATTCCTACGTATTGCAGCCGGGCGACGAGATAGGCGCGTTCCCACCGATCGCCGGTGGCGCGCCGGTGCGGGAGTTCCTACACATCCGCACGGTGGCCCAGGCCAGGGCACGGTTCCTGGAGGCGTGGGCCCCTCCCAGGCCGCGGACCGCGCCGGCCGAGCTTGCCGCGGCATGCGGGCGCGTGCTTGCGGCAAGCGTCGTCGCCCCCGAGGATCTGCCACCGTTTCCACGCTCGGTCGTTGACGGCTACGCGGTGCGCGCCGCCGACACCTTCGGTTCCAGCGAGGGCCTTCCCGCCTACCTAACGGTCGCCGGGGAGATCCTGATGGGCCAACTCCCGGTGCTCACGCTCGGTCCGGGCCAAGCGGCCCGCATCCCGACCGGGGGCATCCTGCCTGCGGGCGCCGACGCAGCGGTGATGGTCGAGCACACGGAGGAGCTGGCCGCAGCGGAGATCGAGGTCCGCCGACCGGTGGGCCCGGGTGAGAACGTTATCAGGCCCGGTGAGGACGCGCGGCGCGGCGCGGTCGTGCTGCCCGCGGGAACCGTCCTGCGCTCAGCTCAGATAGGGTTGCTTGCCGGCCTAGGGATCGCGCAGGTGGAGGTTGCGGTCCGGCCGCGCGTGGCCATCATCTCGACCGGCGATGAGTTGATCCCGCCCGAGCAAACGCCCGAGGCAGGCCAGATTCGCGACATCAACGGCCCGGCGCTCTCCGCGGCGGTCTTGGCCGAAGGTGGGGAGCCGGTCTTCTGCGGGATCGTTCCCGACCGGCTTGAGCCATTGCTGGCCGTACTGCGCGCGGCGCAGGAGCGGGCCGACCTTATCCTGGTTTCAGGGGGCAGTTCGATCGGGCTCCGCGACGAGGTTGCCCGCGCGATCGCGGCGCTGGGACCGCCCGGGGTGTTGGTGCACGGGGTGGCCATGAAGCCCGGTAAGCCGACCGTGCTGGGACTGTGCGGTCAGACGCCTGTCGTGGGCCTGCCCGGTCATCCCACCACGGTGCTGGTGGTGTTTCACGTCTTCGTGCGCGAGATGATCGCCCGGCTGCTGGGGCGGCGACCCGATCCCCTCCCATCTGTGAGGGCCCGACTCACCCGCCGCGTCGCCTCCGCGCCCGGGCGGACAGATTACCTCCGCGTCACGCTGCAGCATCGCGACGGCGACGTGTGGGCAGAACCCATCCTGGGGAAGTCGGGATTGATATCCACCATGGTGGGAGCGGACGGGCTCGCGATGATACCTGAGGCCGTAGAGGGAATCGAATCCGGCGAAGAGGTGGTGGCGGAGATCCTGACCTCGTGA
- a CDS encoding MoaD/ThiS family protein: MIEVHLYGRLRRLAAQSGVHRPSVTWVDLSEGTVAQVIEALGVGREAVSNIFVNGRYDPAALDQTVRSGDRVGLFPPDMRMLYV, from the coding sequence TTGATTGAGGTTCACCTGTACGGACGGCTGCGGCGACTGGCCGCGCAGTCGGGGGTGCACAGGCCTTCGGTCACCTGGGTTGATCTGTCGGAAGGCACGGTCGCCCAGGTGATCGAGGCGCTTGGAGTTGGACGGGAAGCCGTTAGCAACATCTTCGTCAACGGCCGCTACGATCCCGCGGCCCTGGACCAGACCGTTCGGAGCGGAGACAGGGTAGGGCTCTTCCCGCCGGATATGAGGATGCTGTATGTCTAG